From a single Epinephelus fuscoguttatus linkage group LG18, E.fuscoguttatus.final_Chr_v1 genomic region:
- the c7b gene encoding complement component 7b has translation MKLILASSLSLGLLVIFLSPVSCRQRVNCRWGAYGAWSECDGCSRTKVRTRHVEVFAQFGGVPCPGKAMETQACVPQKACPLATGCGDRFRCTSGQCISRSLVCNGDQDCNDGLDERGCEQDSSQYSCDLDKTPPNSELTGRGYDVLSGKLRAGVINTLSFGGQCRKVFSGDHKVYYRLPQNVLRYNFEVSVDNENIDESYESSWSYMQHIQSNALVGHDRRTFHNELTENKNSKLIILKNKVELAQFQNSAPQYLTLAEGFWKALSSLPYTYDYSAYRHLFATYGTHYLSEGALGGEYQAFLELDHQVLEKSGTTDTEYQRCWRKVKRRFFRRKVKTVCEKITNSFASRGGHSIHNMPVKVNVYGGNPALTAALLHLDLENPEANGEKYDNWASSVKDFPDVTDQKLRPLYELVKEVQCAGLKKLHMKRATEEYLAEEHPCHCQPCQNNGQPLLMGTQCRCVCRPGTSGQACEVGAVIGEQPGVIHGSWSCWSSWGSCSGGQRSRTRSCNNPAPSRGGQHCIGEGVERKPCEDADIQYLQTMEPQCFSLTVTPPKTCGAPPNLRNGFVQNPRDIYLVGNTVQYSCIDGYYLSGNAVAECTESQTWRTGTMVCISSTCGIPPLNSDVIATPTKTAHQIGDKVSLSCPAGSVLDAEVTEIICSPSLQWSPSPASAHCKAAPSVPSPPSGLTCKLWENVGTTECVCKKPFECSTSLELCARVSSSQSRLLSVCQLGALRCMGRSFELANEGDCDWPEETSTSCKDCTPGTVCQESKCVCQNASECPKDSAPLCINSGAGSVSTTMTECEVGAKRCAGEQVIVVGIEACPE, from the exons ATGAAG TTGATTTTGGCTTCATCTTTGTCTTTGGGATTGTTGGTCATCTTCCTGTCTCCAGTTAG CTGTCGGCAGCGTGTGAACTGTAGATGGGGAGCTTATGGAGCGTGGTCCGAGTGTGACGGCTGCTCCAGGACAAAG GTGCGGACTCGCCATGTGGAGGTGTTCGCCCAGTTTGGGGGTGTGCCATGTCCAGGAAAAGCCATGGAAACACAAGCATGTGTCCCACAGAAAGCATGCCCCCTGGCAACAGGCTGTGGAGACAGGTTCCGCTGCACCTCTG GTCAGTGTATCAGCCGGTCTCTAGTGTGTAATGGAGACCAGGACTGCAATGATGGCCTGGATGAGAGAGGCTGTGAACAAGACAGCAGCCAGTACTCATGTGACCTTGACAAAACCCCTCCTAACTCAGAGTTAACAGGCAGAGG GTACGATGTGTTGTCCGGCAAACTGAGAGCAGGTGTGATCAACACTCTGAGTTTTGGAGGGCAGTGCAGGAAGGTGTTCAGTGGTGACCATAAAGTCTATTACAGACTGCCACAGAACGTCCTCAGGTACAACTTTGAG GTGTCAGTAGATAATGAAAACATTGATGAATCCTACGAGAGCTCCTGGTCCTACATGCAGCACATCCAGTCTAACGCCTTGGTGGGACACGACCGTCGCACTTTCCACAATGAGCTTACTGAAAATAAG AACTCCAAACTTATAATCCTGAAGAATAAAGTGGAGCTGGCCCAGTTCCAAAACTCTGCCCCTCAGTATCTGACTCTGGCTGAAGGTTTCTGGAAGGCTTTGTCCTCGTTGCCGTACACGTACGACTACTCTGCCTACCGCCACCTGTTTGCCACGTATGGCACACACTACCTCTCTGAGGGCGCACTTGGAGGCGAATACCAGGCCTTTTTGGAGTTAGATCACCAGGTGCTCGAAAAAAGCG GTACAACAGACACAGAGTACCAGAGGTGCTGGAGAAAGGTGAAACGCCGTTTCTTCAGGAGGAAAGTCAAGACTGTCTgtgaaaaaataacaaattcTTTTGCCTCCAGAGGCG GACACAGTATTCACAACATGCCTGTTAAGGTCAATGTGTACGGAGGAAATCCAGCCTTGACAGCCGCTTTGCTTCACCTGGATCTGGAAAACCCAGAAGCTAACGGAGAGAAATACGACAACTGGGCCTCGTCTGTCAAAGATTTCCCTGACGTCACAGACCAGAAG CTGCGTCCTCTGTATGAGCTGGTGAAGGAGGTGCAGTGTGCAGGTCTGAAGAAGCTCCACATGAAAAGAGCCACAGAGGAGTACCTGGCGGAGGAGCATCCCTGTCACTGTCAGCCCTGCCAGAACAACGGCCAGCCACTGCTGATGGGTACACAGTGTCGCTGCGTCTGTCGACCAGGAACGTCAGGACAAGCTTGTGAGGTTGGGGCTGTGATCGGAGAGCAACCAG GAGTGATCCATGgcagctggagctgctggtcctcCTGGGGTTCCTGCTCTggaggtcaaagatcaaggacCCGAAGCTGCAACAACCCTGCCCCCAGCAGAGGTGGCCAACACTGCATCGGAGAGGGGGTGGAGCGGAAGCCTTGTGAGGACGCAGACATCCAGTACTTACA GACGATGGAGCCTCAGTGCTTCAGTCTCACTGTAACGCCACCCAAGACATGCGGAGCGCCTCCAAACCTCAGGAACGGATTTGTTCAG aaTCCCAGAGACATTTACCTGGTTGGGAACACAGTGCAGTACTCCTGCATAGACGGATATTACCTCAGTGGAAACGCTGTGGCTGAGTGCACTGAGAGCCAGACGTGGCGGACAGGAACGATGGTTTGTATAA GTTCCACGTGTGGGATTCCTCCACTCAACAGTGACGTGATAGCCACACCCACCAAAACAGCCCATCAGATTGGAGACAAAGTGTCCTTGTCCTGTCCTGCGGGGTCAGTGCTGGACGCTGAGGTGACAGAGATCATATGCAGCCCCAGCCTGCAGTGGTCTCCATCACCAGCCAGTGCTCACTGTAAAGCAG ctccctcagttccGTCTCCTCCATCTGGTCTGACGTGTAAGCTGTGGGAGAACGTAGGAACAaccgagtgtgtgtgtaaaaagccATTCGAGTGCTC GACTTCTCTGGAGTTGTGTGCTCGAGTCAGCTCAAGCCAAAGCCGTTTACTTAGCGTTTGTCAGCTTGGAGCTCTGCGCTGTATGGGGCGGAGCTTCGAGTTGGCCAATGAAGGCGACTGTGACTGGCCAGAGGAGACGTCCACATCCTGCAAGGACTGTACACCAGGGACTGTCTGTCAGG AATCAAAATGCGTCTGTCAGAACGCATCAGAGTGCCCTAAAGACTCCGCCCCCTTGTGCATCAACTCCGGTGCTGGCAGCGTTTCCACGACAATGACCGAATGTGAGGTGGGGGCCAAGCGATGTGCCGGGGAGCAGGTCATTGTTGTCGGTATTGAGGCTTGTCCAGAATAA